ATCTGACTTTTTCTCCTCCAGACAATACATTCACGGATTTGAAAGTCTCTTCTCCAGTAAATAACATCTTACCCAAGAACCCACGGATGTAAACTTCATCTTTTTCATCTGAATAGTTTCTCAACCAATCGATTAGGTTTTCATTGCCTTGGAAATACTCATCATTATGATTTGGTAGATAGGCGGTCGTGATGGTTTGTCCAAATTTGAAACTACCTGAATCAGCTTGCATATTGCCGTTCAAAATTTCAAATAAGGCAGTGGTCGCCAAACTGTTCTTACTTAAAACAGAAATTTTATCACCTTTATTCACAAATAAATCTAAATCCTTAATCAAGACTTTATCTTCTACGGATTTATTCAATTTCTCTATTTGTAAAATTTGGTCTCCTGCCTCTCTTTTTTGATTAAAAATAATGGCCGGATATCTACGAGTAGAGGGTTTTATATCTTCTACATTGATTTTGTCTAATAATTTTCTTCTACTTGTAGCCTGCTTCGATTTAGAGGCATTGGCACTAAATCGAGCAATAAATTCTTGTAATTCTTTCTTTTTTTCTTCCGCCTTTTTGTTAGCTGATGACTTCTGGGATAATGCTAATTGACTAGATTGATACCAAAATGAATAATTACCAGAGAACATATTGATTTGACTGAAGTCAATATCTACTATATGCGTACAAACGGTATCTAAAAAGTGTCTGTCGTGAGAAACTACAATTACAGTATTTTTAAAATCTAATAAGAAATCCTCTAGCCAGGCAATGGTGTAAATATCTAAATCATTAGTAGGCTCATCGAGAATCAGAACGTCAGGATTACCGAATAGAGCTTGTGCTAAAAGTACTCGTACTTTATAATTACCTGTAATGTCTTTTAATAATTTATAGTGATGCTCTTCCTCTATGCCTAGTCCGCTCAAAAGTGCCGCAGCATCGGATTCAGCATTCCAACCATCCATTTCAGCAAATTCTTCCTCCAATTCTGATACCTTGATACCATCTGCTTCGGAAAA
This is a stretch of genomic DNA from Marivirga harenae. It encodes these proteins:
- a CDS encoding ABC-F family ATP-binding cassette domain-containing protein, with the translated sequence MINTSNLTLQFGKRVLFDEVNIKFTQGNCYGVIGANGAGKSTFLKILSGEVNPTKGSVSLDTGKRMAVLKQNHNEFNEHSVLNTVMMGHDKLWNNIKAKEELYSKPDFSEADGIKVSELEEEFAEMDGWNAESDAAALLSGLGIEEEHHYKLLKDITGNYKVRVLLAQALFGNPDVLILDEPTNDLDIYTIAWLEDFLLDFKNTVIVVSHDRHFLDTVCTHIVDIDFSQINMFSGNYSFWYQSSQLALSQKSSANKKAEEKKKELQEFIARFSANASKSKQATSRRKLLDKINVEDIKPSTRRYPAIIFNQKREAGDQILQIEKLNKSVEDKVLIKDLDLFVNKGDKISVLSKNSLATTALFEILNGNMQADSGSFKFGQTITTAYLPNHNDEYFQGNENLIDWLRNYSDEKDEVYIRGFLGKMLFTGEETFKSVNVLSGGEKVRCMVSKMMLTGGNLLMLDEPTNHLDLESIQAFNNGLKDFPGTVIFTSHDHEFTNSVANRILELTPNGAIDSLKTYDQYMDDDRIQEQRAELYGKVTA